The following proteins come from a genomic window of Marinihelvus fidelis:
- a CDS encoding DUF3604 domain-containing protein: protein MRHSKVTSLGALVIMALSACQRDEGSSTQATQSPPPDAEPVTEVTPPASPAEPAETPLPRTAWFGDTHVHTGWSADAGMDGAITGPVDAYRYALGQEVKSNTGLPAKLSRPYDWFMVTDHSDGMGTINEIIAGNPEMLADPMLKGWYDALNSGDEAQAAKAKSELIVAQSTGKLPSQLMDPKWMVSAWEKTVKAAEDFYEPGTFTTFIAYEWTVNANGGDNLHRNVIFKGTGDQALQILPLTTFETEDPEKLWEWMANYEAKTGDRVHAIPHNGNMSNGRMFEESRFDGSPMTSEWAEQRQKYERLYEVTQIKGQSEQHPALAPNDEFASWDLWDRGNLILAPKPDGSFKYEYWRESLKSGMRLEAQLGTNPFKYGANAGTDTHTGLSSTEEDSFFGKFKTLEPSNLERWNFPLLSGPTDEYMGWEMAASGVMGVWATENTREAIWDAMYRRETFATTGPRMSVRLFGGFDLDESDLQGDVVANAYAGGVPMGGDLAGTGGDQAPVFLVQAMKDPQGANLDRVQMIKTWVDADGGQHEQVYELAWSGDRQPGADGKLPPVGSTVNLDTAEYTNSIGSASFTTAWTDPDFDPAQKAAYYVRVLEIPTPRWTLYDKVNLGAEPGPDVPLTHQERAFSSPIWYTP from the coding sequence ATGCGTCATTCAAAGGTTACCTCACTGGGTGCGTTGGTCATCATGGCGCTGTCCGCCTGCCAGCGAGATGAGGGTTCATCCACCCAGGCCACACAGTCACCGCCGCCGGACGCCGAGCCGGTGACCGAGGTCACGCCACCGGCATCGCCGGCCGAACCCGCAGAAACGCCGCTGCCCCGGACGGCCTGGTTCGGCGACACCCACGTGCACACCGGCTGGTCCGCCGATGCGGGCATGGACGGTGCCATCACCGGCCCGGTCGACGCCTACCGCTACGCGCTGGGCCAGGAAGTCAAATCGAACACCGGCCTGCCGGCGAAACTGTCCCGGCCCTACGACTGGTTCATGGTGACCGACCATTCCGATGGCATGGGCACGATCAACGAGATCATCGCCGGTAACCCGGAAATGCTGGCCGACCCGATGCTCAAGGGCTGGTACGACGCATTGAATTCCGGTGACGAAGCGCAGGCGGCGAAAGCCAAGAGCGAACTGATCGTGGCGCAGTCCACCGGCAAGCTACCGTCGCAACTCATGGACCCCAAGTGGATGGTGTCGGCCTGGGAGAAGACCGTGAAAGCGGCCGAGGATTTCTACGAACCGGGCACGTTCACCACCTTCATCGCCTACGAATGGACCGTGAACGCCAACGGCGGCGACAACCTGCACCGCAACGTTATCTTCAAGGGCACCGGCGACCAGGCGCTGCAGATTCTGCCGCTGACGACCTTCGAAACCGAGGACCCGGAAAAGCTCTGGGAGTGGATGGCCAACTACGAGGCCAAGACCGGCGACCGCGTTCACGCCATCCCCCACAACGGCAACATGTCCAACGGCCGGATGTTCGAGGAAAGCCGGTTCGACGGCTCACCGATGACATCGGAATGGGCCGAGCAACGGCAGAAGTACGAGCGCCTTTACGAAGTCACGCAGATCAAGGGCCAGAGCGAGCAACACCCCGCGCTGGCGCCCAATGACGAGTTCGCAAGCTGGGACCTGTGGGACCGCGGAAACCTGATCCTGGCACCCAAGCCGGACGGTTCGTTCAAGTACGAATACTGGCGTGAATCGCTGAAGTCGGGGATGCGCCTGGAAGCGCAGCTGGGCACCAACCCGTTCAAGTACGGCGCCAACGCCGGCACCGACACCCACACCGGCCTTTCCTCCACCGAGGAGGACAGTTTCTTTGGCAAGTTCAAGACCCTGGAGCCCAGTAACCTGGAACGCTGGAATTTCCCACTGCTGAGCGGCCCAACCGACGAGTACATGGGCTGGGAAATGGCCGCGTCCGGCGTCATGGGTGTATGGGCCACCGAGAACACCCGCGAGGCCATCTGGGACGCCATGTACCGCCGCGAAACGTTTGCCACCACCGGTCCGCGCATGAGCGTGCGCCTGTTCGGCGGCTTCGACCTGGACGAAAGCGACCTGCAGGGCGACGTGGTGGCCAATGCCTATGCCGGTGGCGTGCCGATGGGCGGCGACCTTGCCGGAACGGGCGGCGACCAGGCACCGGTGTTCCTGGTGCAGGCGATGAAAGACCCGCAGGGCGCCAACCTCGACCGGGTGCAGATGATCAAGACCTGGGTGGACGCGGATGGCGGCCAGCATGAGCAGGTCTACGAACTGGCCTGGTCCGGTGACCGCCAGCCCGGCGCCGACGGCAAACTGCCGCCGGTGGGCAGCACCGTGAACCTGGACACCGCGGAGTACACCAACAGCATCGGCAGCGCATCGTTCACCACCGCTTG
- a CDS encoding M16 family metallopeptidase yields the protein MKLFTRILMFTTVFVLAGCQQDASTPATTAGTPAATPETAAPAVAAALPAGVTLVEEFDGDDRGISIPYKKYTLANGLTVVLHEDHSDPLVHVDVTYHVGSDREEPGRSGFAHFFEHMMFQGSENVGDDEHFKIVSNAGGTLNGTTNTDRTNYYETVPVNQLETVLWLEADRMGVFLDAVTQEKFEIQRETVKNERGQRVDNRPYGRALETLMQTMYPEGHPYSWPVIGWIEDLNAADLDDLKRFFLRWYGPNNATLTVGGDIDVAQTLEWVNTYFGPIPAGPEVDNLPKQPASLDGDRYVTLEDNIHLPALAMMQPTVYSFHQDEPALDAAAKILGQGQASLLYQRLVQTGRAVQASVNHACKELACEMWFIVIQNPASGESLAEMEAAVRETIAEFAERPVSEDDLTKFKADFEAGRVFGLQSVAGKVSTLAAFETFTGSPAGIGEEIDRYLSVTTEDVQRVFDKYIDGKPAVVLSIVPNGKPELAAAEQNFNIGERDIPETFEDEGQPLALRPVSDTFDRSIRPTPGVNPSVELPPIGDVTLANGVRLLAVPNDETPTVTIRAVFDMGLRDEPPGKAGLTALTSSLMGEATQSKSAAEFAEAMERIGARVYVSPGMYETTVTLNTLAKHLDTAIPLFMERIMEPAFTEEDFARVKQQTIEGLMQNRKTPEGLASRAIGAVLDGPDNPLSYPVSGLPHTVETITLDDVKAYYAAHVPTHLTGVTVSSSLPQERVVAAVEPLAQLEVTEAAREPLADRPAIEGRTVYLVDKEGAAQSSIRTGQHGLPYDALGDYYRAGLANFVLGGTFSSRVNLNLREDKGYTYGARTGFSGGPELGSFRFSAEVNKDATAASVTEVLNELQAYDESGMTPEDFDYMRSAIGQRDALQYETPGRKLGLLDNILRYDLPLDYRSQQNAILQETDRDMLNALASRLIDPDNMAIVIVGDESSIREEIEALGMPIVELDEDGYVIGE from the coding sequence GTGAAGCTTTTCACCAGAATCTTGATGTTCACCACCGTGTTCGTGCTGGCCGGCTGCCAGCAGGACGCCTCGACCCCGGCGACCACTGCCGGCACACCGGCCGCCACCCCTGAAACCGCTGCACCGGCTGTCGCGGCGGCCCTGCCCGCCGGCGTTACCCTGGTGGAGGAGTTCGACGGCGACGACAGGGGCATCTCGATCCCGTACAAGAAGTACACGCTGGCCAACGGCCTGACCGTGGTGTTGCACGAGGATCACTCCGACCCGCTGGTGCACGTGGACGTCACGTACCACGTGGGTTCGGATCGCGAAGAGCCGGGGCGTTCAGGCTTCGCGCACTTCTTCGAGCACATGATGTTCCAGGGCTCTGAGAACGTCGGCGATGATGAGCACTTCAAGATTGTCTCCAACGCCGGTGGCACGCTGAACGGCACCACCAACACGGACCGGACCAACTATTACGAGACGGTGCCCGTCAACCAGCTCGAGACCGTGCTGTGGCTGGAGGCCGACCGCATGGGCGTGTTCCTGGACGCGGTCACGCAGGAGAAGTTCGAAATCCAGCGCGAGACGGTCAAGAACGAGCGTGGCCAGCGGGTCGACAACCGCCCTTACGGCCGCGCGCTGGAAACCCTGATGCAGACGATGTATCCGGAAGGTCACCCCTACTCCTGGCCGGTGATCGGCTGGATCGAGGACCTGAACGCGGCCGACCTGGATGACCTGAAGCGCTTTTTCCTGCGCTGGTATGGCCCCAACAACGCCACGCTGACGGTGGGTGGCGATATCGACGTCGCGCAGACGCTGGAATGGGTCAACACCTACTTCGGCCCAATCCCGGCCGGCCCTGAAGTCGACAACCTGCCCAAGCAGCCGGCCAGCCTGGACGGCGACCGTTACGTCACCCTGGAAGACAACATTCACCTGCCCGCGCTGGCGATGATGCAGCCCACGGTGTACTCGTTCCACCAGGACGAGCCCGCCCTGGACGCAGCCGCCAAGATCCTGGGCCAGGGCCAGGCCTCGCTGCTCTACCAGCGCCTGGTGCAGACCGGCCGCGCCGTTCAGGCCTCGGTCAACCACGCCTGCAAGGAACTGGCCTGCGAAATGTGGTTCATCGTCATCCAGAACCCCGCCTCGGGTGAGTCCCTGGCGGAAATGGAAGCCGCGGTTCGCGAGACCATCGCCGAGTTCGCCGAGCGCCCGGTCAGCGAAGACGACCTGACCAAGTTCAAGGCGGACTTCGAGGCCGGCCGCGTGTTCGGCCTGCAGTCCGTCGCCGGCAAGGTGTCCACGCTGGCCGCGTTCGAAACCTTCACCGGCTCGCCCGCCGGCATCGGCGAGGAGATCGACCGCTACCTGTCCGTCACGACCGAGGACGTGCAGCGGGTCTTTGACAAGTACATCGATGGCAAGCCGGCCGTGGTGCTGAGCATCGTGCCGAACGGCAAGCCGGAACTGGCCGCCGCCGAGCAGAACTTCAACATCGGCGAGCGGGACATCCCGGAAACCTTCGAAGATGAAGGTCAACCGCTGGCGCTGCGCCCGGTGAGCGACACCTTCGACCGCAGCATCCGACCCACTCCGGGTGTGAATCCCAGCGTCGAGCTGCCGCCCATCGGCGACGTGACGCTGGCCAATGGCGTGCGCCTGCTGGCGGTGCCGAACGACGAAACACCAACGGTGACCATCCGCGCCGTGTTTGACATGGGCCTGCGCGACGAACCACCCGGCAAGGCGGGCCTGACCGCGCTGACCTCTTCACTGATGGGCGAAGCCACGCAGTCGAAATCGGCCGCCGAGTTCGCAGAAGCCATGGAGCGCATCGGCGCCCGGGTGTACGTCAGCCCCGGCATGTACGAGACCACGGTCACGCTGAACACCCTGGCCAAGCACCTGGACACCGCGATTCCGCTGTTCATGGAGCGCATCATGGAGCCGGCCTTTACCGAGGAGGACTTCGCGCGCGTGAAGCAGCAGACGATCGAGGGCCTGATGCAGAACCGCAAGACGCCCGAAGGCCTGGCCAGTCGTGCCATCGGCGCGGTGCTCGACGGCCCGGACAATCCGCTGTCCTACCCGGTCAGCGGCCTGCCGCACACGGTCGAAACCATCACCCTGGATGACGTGAAGGCTTACTACGCGGCCCATGTACCCACGCACCTGACCGGCGTTACGGTCAGTTCCAGCCTGCCGCAGGAACGCGTAGTGGCCGCGGTGGAACCGCTTGCCCAGCTCGAGGTGACCGAGGCCGCACGTGAGCCGCTGGCGGATCGCCCGGCCATTGAGGGCCGCACCGTCTACCTGGTCGACAAGGAAGGCGCCGCGCAGTCCAGCATCCGCACCGGCCAGCACGGCCTGCCCTACGATGCGCTGGGTGACTACTACCGCGCGGGCCTGGCCAACTTCGTGCTGGGCGGCACGTTCTCCAGCCGGGTCAACCTGAACCTGCGCGAGGACAAGGGCTACACCTATGGCGCCCGCACCGGGTTCTCGGGTGGGCCGGAACTGGGCAGCTTCCGGTTCAGCGCCGAGGTCAACAAGGATGCGACGGCCGCCTCGGTCACGGAAGTCCTGAACGAACTGCAGGCCTACGATGAGTCCGGCATGACGCCGGAAGATTTCGACTACATGCGCTCGGCCATCGGCCAGCGTGACGCGCTGCAGTACGAAACGCCGGGCCGCAAGCTGGGCCTGCTGGACAATATCCTGCGCTACGATCTGCCGCTGGATTACCGCTCCCAGCAGAACGCCATCCTGCAGGAGACTGACCGCGACATGCTGAACGCCCTGGCCAGCCGCCTGATCGACCCCGACAACATGGCCATCGTCATTGTCGGTGACGAGTCCAGCATCCGCGAGGAGATCGAGGCACTGGGCATGCCCATCGTCGAACTCGACGAGGACGGCTACGTCATCGGGGAGTAA